In Fusarium oxysporum f. sp. lycopersici 4287 chromosome 4, whole genome shotgun sequence, a genomic segment contains:
- a CDS encoding 4-hydroxyphenylpyruvate dioxygenase, producing MSPSAITNSPPQQATQPTTVPITSALDRADNTFAVQPPPNFTGYDHITWWVGNAKQAASYYTNLFGFKPIAYKGLETGSRYFASYVIENNDVRFVFTSPLRSEAHFPDDEPISKSDRKLLKEMYAHLERHGDAVKDVAFEVENVDGVYHKAVQEGAIAVQDPKVSKDKEHGSVSTAVICTYGDTTHTLISRQNYTGPFLPGYRTWKKHSATVSLPDVPLARIDHCVGNQSWNEMDSACAFYEQCLSFHRFWSVDDSQICTEFSALSSVVMASPNNIVKMPINEPALGKKKSQIEEYVIFNSGPGVQHIALLTPDIITAVSALRARGVEFIDVPPSYYTDMRHRLKTERRNWELKEEFETLERLNILIDYDEGGYLLQLFTKPLMDRPTVFIEIIQRNDFDGFGAGNFKSLFEAIEREQAERGNL from the coding sequence ATGTCCCCTTCTGCCATTACCAACTCCCCTCCTCAGCAGGCAACTCAGCCTACTACTGTTCCTATCACTTCTGCCCTCGACCGAGCAGACAACACTTTTGCGGTTCAGCCGCCCCCTAACTTCACCGGCTATGACCACATAACCTGGTGGGTTGGCAATGCCAAACAGGCTGCCTCATATTACACCAATCTTTTTGGCTTCAAGCCCATCGCATATAAGGGGCTCGAGACTGGAAGCCGATACTTTGCCTCGTATGTCATTGAGAACAACGATGTCCGCTTCGTCTTCACCTCGCCTCTGCGATCTGAAGCTCATTTCCCAGACGATGAACCTATCTCCAAGTCGGACCgaaagcttctcaaggagaTGTACGCTCATCTCGAACGCCATGGCGACGCCGTGAAGGATGTTGcctttgaggttgagaatgTCGACGGAGTATATCACAAGGCGGTTCAGGAGGGTGCTATTGCTGTTCAAGACCCCAAGGTTagcaaggacaaggagcATGGCTCCGTCTCCACAGCCGTCATTTGCACATATGGCGACACCACCCATACCCTCATCTCCCGTCAAAACTATACTGGACCCTTCCTCCCTGGCTACCGAACCTGGAAGAAGCACAGTGCCACTGTGTCTCTGCCAGATGTTCCCCTAGCCCGCATCGACCACTGCGTCGGCAACCAGTCCTGGAACGAGATGGACTCGGCCTGCGCTTTCTACGAGCAGTGCCTTTCCTTCCACCGGTTTTGGTCTGTGGACGATTCACAGATCTGTACCGAGTTCTCAGCTCTGAGCTCCGTTGTCATGGCTTCACCAAACAACATTGTTAAGATGCCCATCAATGAGCCAGCTCTCGGCAAGAAGAAGTCCCAGATTGAGGAGTAcgtcatcttcaactctggACCTGGCGTTCAGCACATTGCACTTCTAACTCCTGATATTATCACTGCCGTCTCAGCCCTACGCGCTCGTGGTGTCGAGTTCATCGACGTTCCCCCTTCGTATTACACTGACATGCGCCACCGTCTCAAGACAGAGCGTCGCAACTGGGAGCTCAAGGAAGAATTTGAGACTCTTGAGCGTCTCAACATCCTAATCGACTACGATGAGGGTGGTTACCTGCTTCAACTATTCACCAAGCCGCTCATGGACCGACCCACAGTCTTTATTGAGATCATTCAGCGCAACGACTTCGACGGCTTCGGCGCTGGTAACTTTAAGAGCTTGTTCGAGGCTATTGAGCGTGAGCAAGCTGAGCGTGGCAACCTGTAA
- a CDS encoding 60S ribosomal protein L27-A encodes MKFLKVGRVAIITRGRYAGKKVVIIQPVDNGNKPHPFGHALVAGIERYPSKITRRMSKTRQEKRNKIKPFIKVINYNHLMPTRYTLELEGLKGAVSNDTFKEVSQREDAKKTVKKVLEERYTSGKNRWFFTPLKF; translated from the exons ATGAAGTTCCTCAAGGTCGGCCGagtcgccatcatcacccGCGGCAGATACGCCGGAAAGAAG GTTGTCATCATCCAGCCCGTTGACAACGGCAACAAGCCTCACCCTTTCGGCCACGCCCTGGTTGCCGGCATTGAGCGATACCCCTCCAAGATCACCCGCCGCATGTCCAAGACCCGCCAGGAGAAGCgaaacaagatcaagcctttcatcaaggtcatcaaCTACAACCACTTGATGCCCACTCGCTACACCCTGGAGCTCGAGGGCCTCAAGGGCGCCGTCTCTAACGACACCTTCAAGGAGGTTTCCCAGCGCGAGGATGCCAAGAAGACTGTCAAGAAGGTGCTCGAGGAGCGATACACCAGCGGCAAGAACCGATGGTTCTTCACCCCTCTCA AGTTTTAA
- a CDS encoding transcription initiation factor TFIIH subunit 2, with product MADSDGEYVADMSDDDLMDHRVTDDDPQAAKGKTAKSRKGDSARAWEVSKRTWETNLPEEEDGILSLTALEAEKRKRLLRDTTPLQRGIIRHMVLVLDMSFAMTEKDLLPTRYRLMLSYAAAFVREFFEQNPISQLGIIGMRDGVAVRISDVGGNPTEHLEKLKGLENEDPQGNPSLQNALEMCRGALFHAPSHGTREVLIIYGALLSSDPGDIHETIGNLITDRIRVSIVGLSAQVAICADLCSRTNAGDESQYNIAMDEVHFRELFLAATTPPVTRTAEQSTASLLMMGFPSRTLVPNGTTSYCACHNRPFREGYLCTRCGARVCRIPAECPACDLTLILSTHLARSYHHLFPLRNWVEVPWTKASRSAACFSCLAPFPEPPKGKAPDKSREDSGAPKTAKGVSESGRYACEVCGQHFCIDCDVFAHEVVHNCPGCQSLLSKTDAAASSGEPNGTAAYTNGDVVMT from the exons ATGGCCGACTCTGACGGCGAGTATGTCGCCGACATGTCGGATGATGATCTCATGGATCACCGCGTCACAGACGACGATCCTCAAGCGGCGAAAGGAAAAACTGCCAAATCGAGAAAAGGCGACTCAGCTAGAGCATGGGAAGTCTCGAAACGAACTTGGGAGACGAATCTaccagaggaagaagacggaaTACTGAGTCTCACAGcgcttgaggctgagaagcgGAAGCGATTATTACGCGATACGACGCCCCTACAAAGAGGAATTATTCGGCATATGGTGCTTGTGCTGGATATGTCCTTCGCTATGACCGAGAAGGATCTGCTACCTACAAGGTATCGCCTCATGCTGAGCTACGCGGCTGCCTTTGTGCGAGAGTTCTTTGAACAAAATCCTATTTCTCAACTAGGAATCATTGGTATGCGAGATGGTGTTGCTGTGAGGATTAGCGATGTTGGAGGAAACCCGACAGAACACTTGGAAAAGCTGAAAGGGCTGGAGAACGAAGATCCTCAAGGCAACCCAAGCTTGCAGAACGCTCTGGAGATGTGTCGAGGAGCTCTGTT CCATGCGCCTTCTCACGGCACACGAGAAGTACTCATTATCTATGGCGCATTACTATCGAGCGACCCGGGCGATATCCATGAAACCATTGGCAATCTGATCACGGATCGAATACGTGTCTCGATTGTCGGTCTTTCCGCCCAGGTCGCTATTTGCGCTGATCTGTGTTCACGAACGAATGCCGGTGATGAGTCACAATACAATATCGCGATGGACGAGGTCCATTTCCGCGAACTTTTCCTCGCAGCCACGACACCCCCTGTGACACGCACGGCTGAACAGAGCACAGCCAGTCTTCTCATGATGGGCTTCCCGTCCCGGACACTTGTTCCTAACGGGACTACAAGTTACTGCGCGTGCCATAATCGGCCGTTCCGAGAGGGATATCTCTGCACCCGTTGCGGCGCTCGTGTGTGCCGCATCCCAGCTGAGTGTCCAGCTTGTGACCTCACCCTTATTCTATCGACTCATCTTGCCCGCTCATATCATCATCTCTTCCCGTTACGGAACTGGGTTGAAGTGCCCTGGACTAAAGCCAGCCGCTCTGCAGCTTGCTTTTCATGCTTAGCGCCATTTCCTGAGCCACCAAAGGGCAAAGCACCCGATAAGTCTAGAGAAGACAGTGGCGCACCAAAGACAGCCAAGGGTGTCAGTGAAAGCGGGCGATATGCATGTGAAGTGTGTGGACAACACTTTTGCATCGACTGTGACGTCTTTGCCCATGAGGTTGTCCACAACTGCCCGGGCTGCCAGAGCTTATTATCTAAGACAGATGCCGCTGCCTCATCGGGTGAGCCGAACGGCACAGCTGCATATACCAACGGTGATGTTGTAATGACATAG